The DNA window GCGGAAAATATGCTCAACGACGATCGTCGTCACATGGTGAATTCAGGCATCCGACATGGCCGGGATGTCGAAATCGCTAACGGTCACGCCTTTGTTGAACTTGGCGGCAATAAGGTCACATCGGCGGTCGTCGCATCCCGTGGCGAGCGCCTCGCGCTATGTCATTCGTCCATCGTTGGGCATAGCCGGCAATCTGGGGCATTCCACATTGAGTTTCTGAGCGTCGTTGAGATCGATGCCTGTGAGCGGCTGGCAGTCCATATCGCGTTCGACCTTGACGACCTCGATGCCGCCATCGCTGAACTCGACGCGCGCTACCTCGCCGGTGAAGCGGCCGCCCACGCGCGGACGTGGTCGGTCGTAGTACAGACCTACGCTGCAGCGAACCGCCAACAGCTCCGATTAGCGCCCGACTGCGTGAACATTGATCACCGACGGGCGAGAGCGTTCGCGTCCGGTGAACTGACCGCGTACATGCGTGCCACGTGGGACATCGCACCAAACGTCAAGGCCTACGTTGAGACCGTGCATCGGCTGGACAACGTCGGCGCCGTCGTCACCCAGGTGGTGCAGGGAAGTTCGCAAGAGGGTTTCAACGCCGAATGGCAAGAACTCATCCTGCTTGCGTTCAACGGCGACATGGTCAACCACTGCGAGCTCTTCGACGAAGCGGACATCGACTCTGCCCTGGCAACGTTCGATCAGCTCAGCCGACCGACGCCGCGGTTGGAGAACGCGGCAAGCCAAGCGGGTGAACGGCTATACGCGTACTACGGGTCGCGCGAGTGGGACGCGGTGGCCGGAATCTTGGCAGATGACACCGTAGTTGACGATCGCCGGCACATGGTGAATTTCGGGCATTGGCACGGTCGCGATGTTGTCATCGCCAACCACCGAGCTATTGCGGAGGCGGGGGCGAACATAACGTCGACCGTCATCGCGACCCGCGGAAGTCGCCTCGCCCTTCTTCGCGGCCGCAACCACGACCTGCAGGGCCAAGAGTTCGACGTCGAGTTCCTTACCATCGTCGAGACCGACACCGACAACCACATCGCGACACACATCGCGTTCGATCTCGACGACGTCGACACTGCCTTTACGGAACTCGAAACTCGTTACCTCGCAGGCGAAGCAGCGGCTTACGCAGATACGTGGTCGGTAATAGCAGGCGTGCACACGATGTTCAACCGGCATGAACTTCCCCAAAAGGACTGGGTCACCATCGACCACCGCCGGGGCACACCATTTGCCGCCAATGACATGACGTCAGCCATCCACACCCTCTTCGATCTCACCCCGGACTTCAGGGTGCATATCGAAATAGCGCATCAACTCAACGGCTTTGGGGCGGTGATCACCAACTATGCTCACGGGTCCTCGCCCGATGGCCTGGAAGTCGAGTGGCGCTTGGTGATGCTTCACATTGTCGACGGCGACCGACTCACCCGCTGCGAGGTATTCGACGAGACGGACGTGGACGCCGCACTCGCACGGTTCGAAGAACTCAGCCGGCGGGCAGCGCGATTGGAGAACTGGGCGAGCCGAGCGGTTGAGCAATTCCTGTCGCACTTTGCCGCCCACGACTGGGATGCCATGGCGGACCTGATCGATGAAGATTTCTGCTCGGAGGACCGCCGTCGAGGCATAAACGCCGGAATCCGACGCGGTCGAGATATCGAGATGGCGAATTGGCGGGCCACCGCAGAGGTTTGGAGGTCCGATGTGCGGGCCGCCGTTGTTGCGACCCGCGGAGAGCGCCTCGCGCTCTTCCGTTTCACCTTCGCCAGCCAAGATTCGCTGCCCGCAGCGTTCCAAGCTGCGGCGCTTTCCGTCGTGCAAGTCAGCGACGACCACCGATGCACCGCTACGGTCGTTTTCGACCCTGACGACTTTCAAACCGCCTTCGAGGAACTCGAAACACGTTTTCTCGCAGGCGAATCTGCCGCCCATCGGCATACGTGGTCGACTCTGTTACGGGCTTTCGCCGCGTTCAACGAACACCAGCTTCCCGCGACGACGCCAGGCTGGGTGAATCTCGACCACCGGCGAGGGCGAGCGTTTTCACAGGGCGACCTGGTCCCATACATCCATGTCACATGGCAACTCGCGCCGCAAGCCAAGATCTACGTCGATGCGGTACATCGGTTGAGCCACCTCGGAGCGGTCGTCACCCAGTCGATGCATGGAACGTCGCGGGACGGCTTCGACGCTGAGTGGGTCGAAGTGAACCTCTTGACTCTCGACGGTGACCTGATCAACCGCAGTGAGCTGTTCGACGAAGCGGATCTCGATGCCGCCATCGCCCGCTTCGAGGAGCTCCGCCCACAGTCGCCGCGGCTGAAAAATCCGGTGCACGAGCGCTTCCTGGCGCTGTTCGCCGCCCGCGACTGGGACGCCATGGCGCAACTGTTCACCGACGATTACTCCAACGACGATCGCCGGCGAGTGGTGAATGCCGGGATCCGGCGCGGTCGAGATGCCGCGATCGAAGACCTGCGAGTATCCGCTGATGTGGGGTTGCTGGGAAACGTTACAGCGGACATCATCGCGACACGCGGCGATCGCCTCATTCTCACCCGCTTTGAAGCCGCGGGTCCCGAGCACCCGGCGACTCAACTCGATGTGCTCCAGGTCATTGAGCACAACGCCGACGAACAGATCACGGGAGCCGTCCTCTTCGATCCCGACGACATCGACGCTGCCTTGGAGGAACTCGACGCTCGCTACATCGCCGGCGAAGCGGCCGCCCACGCGCAAACGTGGTCGGTGATCGCGGCGGGCTACGCCGCGCTCAACCGACACGAATTACCACCAGCGGCACCGGACTACGTGATCATCGAACGCCAGTTGCACGCCACGATAGATGCGGGTGATCTGTCCAAAGATCTCGGTGTCGCTTGGGATCTCACACCCGACCTCAACGGCTATGTCGAAGCTGTACACCGACTAAGTGACCGGGCAGCGGTCGTCACCCATGCGGCGGCTGGGACTTCGCAGGAGGGCTTACACGCGGAGTGGCGCGGAGTCCACCTTTTGACTCTGAAAAACGGCATGGTCGACCGCTGCGAAATCTTCGACGAGGCGGATCTCGAAGTCGCGCTCGCCCGCTTCGATGACCTGCAAACCCAGACGCGGCGACTCGAAAACGCGGCAAGCCGGGTCGACGGACGCCTCATCGCGTACTTCAATGCCCGCGACTGGGCAGCGATGGCAGCGATGGCAGCGACCATGCTTGATGATTTTTGCAGCGAAGATCGGCGGCACGTGGTGAACGCCGGGCGCACGCAGGAACGCGAAGTCGCGATTGCAAACATCCGGGCAACCGCCGACCTCGGTGTCACGCTGGACAAGTCAGACGTTGTCGCAACCCGGGGAGAACGCCTGGCCCTCAGTCGCGCCCGGTGGTGTGGCCCCGACCAAGGGCCGGAGGCGTTCCACAGCTGCGTGCTCAACGTCGTCGAGATCACCACAGACGAGCGGATCGCGGCACACGTCTCGTTCGATGTCAGTGACATCGACGCCGCCTTCGAAGAGATCGACGCACGCTACCTCGCCGGCGAAGCGGCCGCGCATGCGCGCGTCTGGTCGGCCATCGCACGGGAATGCGCCGCGTTCAACCGGCACGAACTCCCCTCGGCGGACTGGGTCACCATCGACCATCGGCGGCTCGTGACAATTGATGCGAGTGATCTGCTCCCCAACATCCGCGCCATTTGGGACCTCATGCCAGATATCAGCGTCCACATCGAGGCGGTGCATCGTCTCAGCGATTTCAGCGCCGTCGTCACCTACACCGCGCATGGGACCGCGCAAGAAGGCTTCGTCGCTGAGTGGCGGATGATCCATCTTCTGACGGTCGAAGGCGACCGGATCAATCGATCCGAGCTATTCGACGAAGCAGACCTCGACGCCGCGGTCGCGCGCTTCGACGAGCTCAGTCCCCCAACGTCGCTCGTTGACAACGCCGGTGACTGAGACGACCCCGGGACTTCAACCGCTCTATCTACTGGCGGACAGTCAGCTGCTGTTCTGGCGCCGACAGGACCGACTGCTCCTGGAGGCGGCCCTCGATGGCTTGGCTCCGGGCGCGCCGGTTGCCGCCGCGTATATCGGTGCCTCCAACGGGGATCGGCCGGAGTTCTACGAAATCTTCGAGGCGGCAATGGATGGGCTCGGAATCACCGACCGTCGCATGATCGTGTCGTCATTCGGCCCCGACGACCGCGCCTTCCTGAAGCGTGCCCGGTTGATCGTCCTGGCGGGCGGCGACGTGCGTCTCGGCTGGAACACCTTCGAAGACACCGGCATGAAGGAGGTGATTCTCGGCCGCTACGCCCACGGGGCGATTCTGGTGGGCATATCGGCCGGCGCGGTCCAGCTCGGACGCTATGGAATAGCCGCGACACCGCAATCCCCCGAGACCGAATTGTTCGATGTGTTCAGCCTGGTCCCCATGATCATCGACGTGCACGACGAGCAAGCTGAATGGGTGCGACTATCACGGACGGTTGAATTGCTGAAGGGAGCCGCCACCGGGCTCGGAATCCCCTCTGGCGGCGGTGTCATCGTGAACCCGGATGGCACCCTCGAACCCCTGCGCCGTCCCGCGCACAACTTCACTTTCGAGGACGCTCGCATCGTGCATTCGCTGCTGCGTGTGGACGAGGACGACTGATGCTTCGCCAGATCGCGGAAGTGGCGAGTCGCCGTCTGTTCCCACTGCCTTAGGCGGCGGATAAGCTGGTCGTCGGGGGCGATCCGAGACAAGCCTGCAGGAGGGCGCGGTGGAAACCGTACTCGGTGTGTCGATGACGCCCACGGCGGTTCGCGCGGTCTTGGTCGAAGGGGAACACGCCGAGGGCGCCACCGTTGACACGGACACGTTTGCGGTGGTCTCGGCCCGAGGTCCGGCGAATCCGACCGGACCCGATCAAGTCGTCTCCGCAATCCTCGGGACGCGGGAAGGAGCGGCGGAGAGTGGCTGCCCGTTGGCCTCGGTCGGGGTGACGTGGACGGACCCCATCCAGGCCGCCGCCCTGCGCGACTTGCTGGCCGACCAGAGGCTGGAGAAGGTCATGCTGGTCTCGGCCTTTCTGGCCGCGGCCTCGCTGACCCAGACGGTGGGCAACTCGACCCGGTACGCGCACACCGCCCTGCTGTTCGTCGAGCCGTCCACCGCAACGATGGCGGTGGTACACACCGCCGACGGTTCGGTCGCCGATGTGCGCCGGCAAGAGTTGCCGGACGACGAAGACGAGGCGGTGGCCGCGTTGACCGCAATGGCCGCCGGTGCAGAAGCGATGGAGCCGCGCCCGGACGGTTTGTTCGTGGTCGGCTCCGACGGCGTCGACATCGCCGCAATCACCCCGCAATTGCAGGCGGCCAGTTCCCTCGTGGTCAGCACCCCGGAGGAGCCGGGGCTGGCACTGGCCAGGGGCGCGGCGTTGGCATCGGCGCATCCACCTTTGTTTTCATCCTCGACCGCAGCGATTGCGTACGCGCAAGACCCCGGCACCGGTGCGGTAGTCCCGCACGCGGTGGGTCTCGGCTACGCGGATTTTCCCGCCACCGTCGAACGCGGCGCCGAGGCGCTGGCCTACAGCGCCGATCCCGAAGAGGCTGGCCTCACGCCCGCTCGCGGGCTCGGCACCGGCGCCTATCCCACCTTCGATGGCGACGTCGACTCGCCATGGACCGGCTATGGTGCCGCGCCGACCGAGCGGCGGGCCACCCGGCCGTTTCTCGTGGCGATGAGCGTGTTGGGGTTGTTTGTCGGTGGGGTCCTGGCACTCGTCATCGCGCTGGCGATCGCCATTCGACCGCATGTCGACACGCGGCCACAAATCGGCGCTAACGCCGTTGCACCTGCGCCGCCCCCTGCTGCCAGCACACCCGCACCGGCTGCACCGGAACCGGCGAAGGTCGCCCCGGCGCCCGCAGCCCCGGGGCCCGCTGCCCCGGCCCCAGCGTTGCCGCCCCCGCCCCCAGCGTTGCCCCTGCCACCACCCCGGATACCCGCGCCGGCTGCGCCGCTTCCGGCTGGCCCACCCGGGCCCCCGATACCCGCGCTCCGTCCGCCGGTACCCGCTGGACCGGCAGTGCCCATCCCGCATATCCCTGTGCCTGGCATCCCCCATCTTTAAGCGCGCACCAGCACTTCGTGTTCCAGGCCCTATCGCCTTGTACCGCAATAGCATTCGTCACCTCGCGGCTCCGATTTCCACGCCATGCGCCCGCGCCGCGGAGCCAAGGCCGCACAAGCCTCACTTGGCGGACAACATCGCAATCATGTGGTGACGGTTGGCCGTTGTAGTAGTGACTTTCGGCCCGCGTGACGGACCGCAGGCCCGGCCCAGAGTTAACACCATGTCAACTGCCGCTCGACTGAGGGTGAATTGGGCGACGACCCAAAGTCGGCCCCGGCCAGCTTTCCTTCCGGATAAAGGAGCCAATATGTTCCTCGCAGATCTGATCCCCTGCCGTCTATTAGTCGGGGCAATCGGTGCCGGCGCCCTCTTGTGCGCTACCACGGGGACCGCCGCGGCTGATCCGGCGTCTCGACCCCCCAACTGCACGGCAGGGGACGTGGCCGGCGTCGCGGCCGGTGTCGCGACGTCACTCTCGGCCTACCTGTTCACTCATCCGGACCTGAACGGTTTCTACACCGGCCTTCAGGATCGGCCCAAAGATCAGATCCGCGATGCCGTGCAGCAGTACTTCGATGCCAACCCGCAGGAGCAAGCCGATCTTGAGAACATCCGTCAGCCCATGGTCGACATCAGGGAGCGTTGTCAGTGGACACCGTTGATCGGGCAGGCCGGCGCGACCCCTTGAGCGATCATCGCGCCGCGGCCCTCAATTCGCCAATGGTCAGAGCAAGGAGATCCCGATGAAGGTGCGGGTGCGGTCGTGGACTGCAGGGGGCATCGCGGTATTGACCCTCGCCGCGATCCCTGAGACGTATGCCGTCGTGCAGCCCGCCGGGATGGCGAATGCGGACGTCTGTGCGAGCGTCGGCCGGCGTGTTTCGGTGAGCGGGTGCACCAACGTTGCCGATACGATCAACGCCAATGTCCCGCCGCCCGACGCGTATGCGCCGCTGCCACAAGACTTTCCGCCGCCACCGCCGCCACCGCCGCCGGTGAATGTCTGCGTCGGAGCCGGCCGGCGGGTTCATGTGAGCGGGTGCTTCTGACCAGCTCCCCCCGATCATCGGCTCGACGTGTTGCCTCGTCGTCGCGGCGTGCGGTGCGCTGCCAGGACGTCCGCGTTCGCCAGCGTCTGCGCCTCAGCGGCCAGCGTTGATGCCCTGTTGGCATACGCAATTGCGTCGGTGTCGCTTGTCGTTTCCGCGCCGTGCGCCGCTGCCAAGTGCCGTTTCGCCTCGTCGAGCCGGGCCTGGGCCTCGGACCCCAGGTTGGAGCGATACCTGACGGCGTAGTCGGAGATTTGACGCAGCCTCGCTTCCGCGGTCGACAACGCCTGCTGCACCGAATGATCATGCCCGTCAATGGCTATCGATCCGCCACTCGCGGCGGCGCGCCGGCGTCGGCGTGCACGAAAAAGCAAGAAGAGCAGCGCAAGTACGACCACGATGACGATGACGATGACGCCGATCGCGATCGGCAACCAGGCCAGCTTCGACGAGCTTGCCGGCTGTGGCGCGCTTGTCGATTTGTCCAACCCGTCGGCCGCTGCGACCGCGGCACCGCTCCAGTCTTTGGCGCCCAAGACTGGTTCAATCTGGTTGGTGCGCAGGCTGTTCAGCTTGGCGGGTGTCAGACCCTGCACCTGCGGTGGCACGCTGAACGCGTACAGCTTGGTGTTGGTGGCCACGGCCAGCAGCACGTCGTGGTCGCCCATCCCGCTGGCACTGCGGGTTCGGTCGGCCCAGTTGTCGGGTTTGAATCGGTTGAAGTTGTCGACGTAGACCACCCACAGCTGGATGTGCCGATCGCGGTAGAGCCGGTCGATGGCCGCGCTGACGGCTGCCCGGCCGGAATCCGTCAGCACCCCGGTGCTGTCGGTGATGTGATCGGTGAGCTTGGACGGCGGCTGCGCGCCCGCGGGGGCCGCCCACAGCAGCCCCGCTACGAGGATCGACACGACTACACCGAATAGGCGAACCACTCGCATACGCATCAATCTAGCCGCCAAACCGCGCCGCGGCGGTATCCTCGTCGGACCGCATGACTTCCAGCGCGGCCAGATCGGCGTCGCCACCAGACTCGATCATTGCGCACCAACGACTTTCACGATCGGCGGTCGCTGCGAACAACGCTTTAACGCAGCACCTGGAACTCCGACACCGCCAGTTTATCCGCAGGAT is part of the Mycobacterium mantenii genome and encodes:
- a CDS encoding Type 1 glutamine amidotransferase-like domain-containing protein, encoding MTETTPGLQPLYLLADSQLLFWRRQDRLLLEAALDGLAPGAPVAAAYIGASNGDRPEFYEIFEAAMDGLGITDRRMIVSSFGPDDRAFLKRARLIVLAGGDVRLGWNTFEDTGMKEVILGRYAHGAILVGISAGAVQLGRYGIAATPQSPETELFDVFSLVPMIIDVHDEQAEWVRLSRTVELLKGAATGLGIPSGGGVIVNPDGTLEPLRRPAHNFTFEDARIVHSLLRVDEDD
- a CDS encoding DUF7159 family protein, with the protein product METVLGVSMTPTAVRAVLVEGEHAEGATVDTDTFAVVSARGPANPTGPDQVVSAILGTREGAAESGCPLASVGVTWTDPIQAAALRDLLADQRLEKVMLVSAFLAAASLTQTVGNSTRYAHTALLFVEPSTATMAVVHTADGSVADVRRQELPDDEDEAVAALTAMAAGAEAMEPRPDGLFVVGSDGVDIAAITPQLQAASSLVVSTPEEPGLALARGAALASAHPPLFSSSTAAIAYAQDPGTGAVVPHAVGLGYADFPATVERGAEALAYSADPEEAGLTPARGLGTGAYPTFDGDVDSPWTGYGAAPTERRATRPFLVAMSVLGLFVGGVLALVIALAIAIRPHVDTRPQIGANAVAPAPPPAASTPAPAAPEPAKVAPAPAAPGPAAPAPALPPPPPALPLPPPRIPAPAAPLPAGPPGPPIPALRPPVPAGPAVPIPHIPVPGIPHL
- a CDS encoding TPM domain-containing protein, with amino-acid sequence MRVVRLFGVVVSILVAGLLWAAPAGAQPPSKLTDHITDSTGVLTDSGRAAVSAAIDRLYRDRHIQLWVVYVDNFNRFKPDNWADRTRSASGMGDHDVLLAVATNTKLYAFSVPPQVQGLTPAKLNSLRTNQIEPVLGAKDWSGAAVAAADGLDKSTSAPQPASSSKLAWLPIAIGVIVIVIVVVLALLFLLFRARRRRRAAASGGSIAIDGHDHSVQQALSTAEARLRQISDYAVRYRSNLGSEAQARLDEAKRHLAAAHGAETTSDTDAIAYANRASTLAAEAQTLANADVLAAHRTPRRRGNTSSR
- a CDS encoding heme-binding protein, which gives rise to MFLADLIPCRLLVGAIGAGALLCATTGTAAADPASRPPNCTAGDVAGVAAGVATSLSAYLFTHPDLNGFYTGLQDRPKDQIRDAVQQYFDANPQEQADLENIRQPMVDIRERCQWTPLIGQAGATP